DNA from Desulforamulus hydrothermalis Lam5 = DSM 18033:
CTGTATAAAAGGAAGGAAATGGCCGCTCCGACAACTTCCCCGGCCCAGGATATCAGGAACCCACCATACAGGCCGAAAACCAACATATTTGCTCCGGTTAAAAAGACCGAGGGAATGACCCCTGCCAAGCTGATAGCCACGTTTATGACTATGCTGATCAGAATGGCGGTGGCACCGGCATCTTGGATAATTTGGGCCGCGGTTTGTACATCACCGGAACCGGCAGCCTTGATAATGTTTATTAAATCTTGCCGCCAGAGACCGGTGGCTATGGCAGTAAGGGCAATAAAAGAAATAGCTGGTAATAGATATTTCTTCAAAAACCAATCTCCTTTACATTTTAAACATTAGCCTTGAACAGCAGGCTTACTAATGATTGCGATTATTCCACTTATCTTTATGTACGATAGCTGCCGGCACAGAATCCCAAATACCGGTAGAAGCTAACCTATTGCTAAAACATTATTGCCGTTGGTAGAACCCGTTGTTTTGCTTGATTACCGCCGGTGTCTTGTAACTGAGTGAAATAGCCCGGGGAACTTTGTCCAGGTTGTCTATCAGCATAATAAAGGCTACCTTGGCAGCGGTCAAGAGTACCTACACAGATAATAGTTTTTCTTTCTTAGTTGACAAATTTAGTAGGAATTCATATACTTAAATAAGTGATATTGAAAATCAATATCAATAAAATCCGCTGAGGGGTGGTAACTAAAAATTAACATTAATGTAAAGTTAAATAATCCAGTTGCTTTAGCGGCGGCAAATTACCGCGACTTATTATTGAAACGGGTCCCAAACATATTGGCAAAAAATGAAACAGAAAAAAAGAAAACCTCACGATACAATTTGGAAGGACTGTCGGCCAACAGAATCCAAGCAAAAAATATCGGAGGTAATCTGAGTGAATTGTACCCAAAATAAGAAATTAAATCAAGTATGGGAAAGGTTTGGAAATTTTGACCTGTCAGCAGCATGATGGTTTTGCTGTCTTGAGAATAATGGGTTACCATCGCCATGTATAAGCAAAAAGCCTTTTTCTATTTTAATCCATGCTTGGCTTTTTTGAAAAGTAAGCAATTTTATAAGAGAGAAAAAGTAAATTAATGAAAACTTAAGGTTATAAAGAGGTGTAAAACATGAAGAACATTAAAGTAACAATAGGCTTTTTACTTATTTTTGCAATGCTTGCTCTTTCCGGTTGTTCAACCTCAAAGGACAGCACAGCAAGCAATCAAGTTAACAGCAAGGACAGCGGAGTAATAAATCTCTACACCGACAGACACTATGACACTGATCAGGAGTTATTTGATTTATTTGCCAAGGAGACCGGGATTAAAGTAAATGTAGTTAAAGCAGAATCCGATGAATTAATAGAGAGACTGGCCAGGGAAGATAAGGATACCAAAGCAGATTTATTGATAACTGCTGATGCCGGAAGATTGTACCGGGCAAAAGAGAAAGGACTATTACAACCCGCATCAAGTGAAACTCTCTTTAAAAATATTCCGGAAAACTTAAGAGATAAGGATAACGAATGGTTTGGCTTAACTGTTAGAGCCAGGGTTATCGTTTACTCCAAAGACAGGGTAAACACCTCCCAATTATCTACATATGAAGATTTAACAGATCCTAAATGGAAAGGCAAAATATTGGTAAGGTCATCTAATAATATTTACAACCAATCTCTACTGGCCTCCTTTATTGCTCTTAACGGCGAGGATAAAGCAAAAGAGTGGGCGAAAGGTTTAGTAGCGAATATGGCCAGAGAGCCAAAGGGTAATGACAGAGACCAGGCTAAAGCAATCGTCGCAGGGGAAGGCGATATTGCCATCATGAATACCTACTATATTGGAAAGATGCTTAAATCCTCCGATCCGGAAGAAGTAAAAGTGGCAGAAAAGGTTGGAGTTTTCTTCCCTAACCAAGATACTTCAGGTACTCACATCAATGTTAGCGGGGTAGGGTTAGTAAAATACGCTAAAAACAAAGAAAATGCCATTAAGCTAATGGAATTTTTATCCGGTGAAAAGGCACAAAAACAGTTTGCTGAAGCCAATTTTGAATACCCAGTCAATCCTAATGTGGAACCTTCTGAGCTATTAAAATCTTGGGGAGATTTTAAATCACAAAACATAAATCTCACTTTGTTAGGTGAATACAATCAAAAAGCAGTCAAAATCTTTAACGAAGTTGGTTGGAAATAAAGTAGCAGCCCTGCAAAGGGCTGCTAACCATTTAAAGGAAGTGTTTGAAAGTTGAGGATTTTAAATAAGATAAAACCCCATTTGGATATTTGGTCAGTACTGAGTTTTTTGTTCATAGCATTGATTGTAATTCCTGGTTTCCATATATTTATTAACTTATTTTTACCGGCTAATGAGAATTGGCAACATATAAAAGATTACTTATTGAAAGATTATATTTTAAATTCTTTGAAGCTAGTGCTATTTACAAGTATTTTTACTGTTTTAATAGGTACAAGTTTATCTTGTTTAATTAGTGTATATTCTTTTCCTTTAAGAGATTTTTTTAAGTGGGCATTTGTTTTGCCATTAGCAATACCTCCCAATATAGCGGCATACACATATAGTGGTTTGATAAGTTATACAGGCATTGTCCAAGTATCTTTAAGAAATTATTTTAATATTCAAGCTAATCCAAAATACTTTGACATTATGAATATAGAAGGGGCTACTTTTATATTTACCTTATTTCTATTTCCCTACGTATATACCATCACTAGATCTTTCTTAGAAAAACAATCGGCTTCACTCATTGAATCTGCTAGGTTGTTGGGCAGAAAACCAATTGAGATTTTCTTTACAGTGATATTGCCCTGTTTAAGGGGGGCAATTATTGGTTCGGTAAGTTTAGTCGTATTAGAAGTATTAAATGATTTTGGGGTTGTGCAGTATTTTGGTATTCAGACCTTTAGTACAGCAATATTTAAGACCTGGTTTGCTATGGGTGATGTAAATTCTGCAATAAAACTATCTTCCTCCCTAATGTTCATTGTTCTTACCATATTAATTCTTGAAAGAGTTTTAAGGGGAAGGAAAAAATATAGTTATACCAGTGCCAAAGTCAGACCTATTTCCCCGCAACCACTCACTGGAATAAACAAAATACTTGCCTTTGGTTACTGCATGTTAATTTTTTCTTTTAGTTTTTTGATTCCTACTTTGCAACTATTATACTGGTCTTTTCTTACCTATAAGAGTACTTTAAATAACTCCTTTTGGCTTCTAATAATTAACTCATTAACTGTTGCCTTAATTACTACCCTATCGGTGGTCATTATATCTGTAATAATTGCAAATTATTGCAGAATTAACGATCATGTTTTATCTAAAATATATGCAAAAATTACCGTGGTTGGCTATTCTGTTCCAGGCGCGGTTATTGCAATAGGAATTTTAGCCTGGTTTATATTTTTAGATAATCAGCTATATGGCATATATAAAATGGTTAATTCAAATTCTGCAAAATTAGTTCTCAGTACAAGTATCCTTATGCTTATCTTTTCATATGTTGTAAGATTTTTAGCAATGGGTTTTAACTCTATTCAATCTGGTTTTGAAAAGATTGGAAATAAGTTTTTTGAAGCTTCTAGAACATTAGGGGTAAATAAAACTGAAACATTTTTTAGAGTAGACCTACCTATGATTAAGCCTGCCGTTTTAACCAGTTGTGTTTTAGTCTTTGTTGAGGTTATTAAGGAATTACCTTTAACCTTACTTTTAAGACCTTTTAACTTTGACACCCTGACGACAAAAGTTTTTCAATATGCTAGTGATGAGATGATTCAAGAAGCAGCTATTCCTTCTATGATAATAATTGTAATAAGTCTTATTTCTATATATTTTATAAATGGCGTTGAAAGTAAGGAGGATAACTAAATGTATGTAGAGATTAGGGACCTGATTTTTAAATATAAAAATTCTCAGCTGTCAACCATTAATAAGGTAAATCTGAGCATTTCCAGAGGTGAAATTATTGCTATTTTAGGTCAAAGCGGCAGTGGTAAAAGCACAATCCTTAGATTACTTGCCGGTCTCGAAAAACCTTGCAGTGGTACCATAGTAATTGATAATAAGGTTATGTTTGATAATAATACCTACGTTAATCCAGAAAATCGTGGCGTAGGTATGGTGTTCCAAGATTATGCCCTATTCCCTCACATGACTGTGGAAAAAAACATTATCTATGGTTTGGCAAAGCTTGACAGGAAAGAACGGACTAAACGCTTGAAAGAAGTTTTAACACTGGTAAATCTTGAAGAATTTAGAGACCGTTATCCTTATGAATTAAGCGGTGGTCAACAACAAAGGGTTGCACTGGCCAGGGCCCTGGCACCTAAGCCGGCGGTCTTGCTATTAGATGAACCGTTCAGCAATTTAGACGCAGATTTAAGATGCAAAATTCGAGATGAATTAAAGAGAATAATTAAAGATGTAGGTATTACCTCAATTTTTGTAACACATGACCAAGAGGATGCAATATCTTTAGCCGACAGGGTGGTTTATTTACATAAGGGGACGGTGCTTAAAGTGAAAACAAAAGAAGAATACGGTACCGGATAAAAATTTAACAGGAATCAAAAATTTCTAATAATTAGACTGGCGGTGATTTGCTTATAAGATTCTTCCTTAGTGTAAAACGTGCATTCCTGTTAATGAAAAGCAGCGGCTTTGAGGGGAGAATTTTTTGACAAAATCCAACAGCAAAAGACGTCATCTCAGGCCAACGGCCTTAGTAAAAAAGACCCGGTAACTGCTAGACCGGGTTTTAAATTTTCTGGCTTATTAAATAACTCTGTTTCTGAAAATGCAAAAAATTTTTACCAACGGCGAAATGTTTTGTAGACAATATTCGTCTTACATTTAAGTGTTTTTATAATGGAGGGTCGTGCATTGGAGATACAACGGGTCGAAGAA
Protein-coding regions in this window:
- a CDS encoding Fe(3+) ABC transporter substrate-binding protein encodes the protein MKNIKVTIGFLLIFAMLALSGCSTSKDSTASNQVNSKDSGVINLYTDRHYDTDQELFDLFAKETGIKVNVVKAESDELIERLAREDKDTKADLLITADAGRLYRAKEKGLLQPASSETLFKNIPENLRDKDNEWFGLTVRARVIVYSKDRVNTSQLSTYEDLTDPKWKGKILVRSSNNIYNQSLLASFIALNGEDKAKEWAKGLVANMAREPKGNDRDQAKAIVAGEGDIAIMNTYYIGKMLKSSDPEEVKVAEKVGVFFPNQDTSGTHINVSGVGLVKYAKNKENAIKLMEFLSGEKAQKQFAEANFEYPVNPNVEPSELLKSWGDFKSQNINLTLLGEYNQKAVKIFNEVGWK
- a CDS encoding ABC transporter permease, yielding MRILNKIKPHLDIWSVLSFLFIALIVIPGFHIFINLFLPANENWQHIKDYLLKDYILNSLKLVLFTSIFTVLIGTSLSCLISVYSFPLRDFFKWAFVLPLAIPPNIAAYTYSGLISYTGIVQVSLRNYFNIQANPKYFDIMNIEGATFIFTLFLFPYVYTITRSFLEKQSASLIESARLLGRKPIEIFFTVILPCLRGAIIGSVSLVVLEVLNDFGVVQYFGIQTFSTAIFKTWFAMGDVNSAIKLSSSLMFIVLTILILERVLRGRKKYSYTSAKVRPISPQPLTGINKILAFGYCMLIFSFSFLIPTLQLLYWSFLTYKSTLNNSFWLLIINSLTVALITTLSVVIISVIIANYCRINDHVLSKIYAKITVVGYSVPGAVIAIGILAWFIFLDNQLYGIYKMVNSNSAKLVLSTSILMLIFSYVVRFLAMGFNSIQSGFEKIGNKFFEASRTLGVNKTETFFRVDLPMIKPAVLTSCVLVFVEVIKELPLTLLLRPFNFDTLTTKVFQYASDEMIQEAAIPSMIIIVISLISIYFINGVESKEDN
- a CDS encoding ABC transporter ATP-binding protein translates to MYVEIRDLIFKYKNSQLSTINKVNLSISRGEIIAILGQSGSGKSTILRLLAGLEKPCSGTIVIDNKVMFDNNTYVNPENRGVGMVFQDYALFPHMTVEKNIIYGLAKLDRKERTKRLKEVLTLVNLEEFRDRYPYELSGGQQQRVALARALAPKPAVLLLDEPFSNLDADLRCKIRDELKRIIKDVGITSIFVTHDQEDAISLADRVVYLHKGTVLKVKTKEEYGTG